In a single window of the Pseudomonas sp. B21-015 genome:
- a CDS encoding LysR family transcriptional regulator, translating into MSYHPDLSELDAFAAVARHRSFRKAADERGVSASALSHAMRALEARLGIRLLNRTTRSVTPTEAGQQLLATLVPTLHQVNDALAQLTSMQEVPAGKLRLNVARPAARIVFAKVLAPFVARYPRIQLDLITDDGLTDIVNAGFDAGVRFGESLAGDMIAVPVGAPQSFVTVAADAYLAAKGTAHVPRDLLDHACIARRFPSGKLYAWEYQADGQPIRLSVTGPLILEDDALMIQAAKDGAGIAYVYEELARDDIQNGHLREILQEWKAPPSRFFLYYSSRRHVPPALKALIEFIRAGRVREAA; encoded by the coding sequence ATGAGTTATCACCCCGATCTCTCTGAACTCGACGCCTTTGCCGCCGTCGCTCGCCATCGCAGCTTTCGCAAGGCCGCCGACGAGCGTGGCGTTTCAGCTTCCGCGTTGAGTCACGCAATGCGAGCGTTGGAAGCACGCTTGGGCATCAGACTGCTGAACCGAACCACTCGTAGCGTGACCCCGACCGAGGCTGGCCAGCAGCTATTGGCGACGCTGGTCCCAACCCTGCACCAGGTTAACGATGCATTGGCGCAATTGACCTCGATGCAGGAAGTGCCCGCTGGCAAACTTCGCCTCAACGTGGCGCGTCCGGCGGCTCGCATCGTGTTTGCAAAAGTGCTCGCGCCCTTCGTGGCCAGGTATCCACGTATTCAGTTGGACCTGATCACCGATGATGGATTGACCGATATCGTGAATGCGGGGTTTGACGCTGGAGTCCGCTTTGGTGAAAGCCTGGCCGGTGACATGATCGCAGTCCCTGTCGGCGCACCCCAGTCGTTCGTGACCGTTGCTGCGGATGCCTATCTGGCCGCAAAGGGAACCGCGCACGTCCCCCGCGACTTGCTCGACCATGCGTGCATTGCCAGGCGTTTTCCCAGTGGCAAACTTTACGCTTGGGAGTATCAAGCCGACGGTCAACCGATACGGTTGTCCGTCACAGGCCCGCTGATTCTGGAAGACGATGCGCTGATGATCCAGGCGGCGAAAGATGGCGCCGGTATTGCCTATGTCTATGAGGAACTGGCGCGCGACGATATCCAGAATGGGCATCTCAGAGAAATACTCCAGGAGTGGAAAGCACCGCCAAGCCGATTCTTTCTTTATTACTCCAGCCGGCGCCATGTGCCACCCGCCCTCAAAGCGCTCATCGAATTTATCAGAGCGGGCCGAGTTCGCGAGGCTGCGTAG
- a CDS encoding isochorismate lyase, with protein MEVINQLQPAECAGMEDIRREIDALDQAVIKLLGKRFHYVLAASKFKTSVTSVRAPERFKAMLATRREWAEAEGLSPDAIEKMYSDLVNHFIAEEMKHWATHQSET; from the coding sequence ATGGAAGTCATCAATCAGTTGCAGCCTGCAGAGTGTGCGGGCATGGAAGATATCCGACGCGAAATCGACGCCCTTGATCAGGCCGTTATCAAGCTGTTGGGCAAGCGTTTTCACTATGTGCTGGCCGCCTCGAAGTTCAAGACTTCGGTGACTTCGGTGCGCGCTCCGGAGCGTTTCAAGGCCATGCTGGCGACACGACGCGAGTGGGCCGAAGCCGAGGGCCTGAGCCCGGATGCCATCGAGAAGATGTACAGCGACTTGGTGAACCACTTCATTGCCGAAGAGATGAAACACTGGGCGACCCATCAATCCGAAACCTGA
- a CDS encoding alpha/beta fold hydrolase: MIVSPAKLLFLPGASGNTRFWHPVAERLAHPAQQVHIGWPGFGDTPPLPGVTGMDDLVARVLAEIDRPTALVAQSMGGIVAVLAALERPELITHLTLTVTSGGVDMSALDAHDWRPDFAAANPTLPRWFLDDHTDLTLRLVELRMPVLLLWGDSDPISPVRVGQRLAQLLPRAELHVFPGADHSLGFTHAAEVTRLIERHLACW, encoded by the coding sequence GTGATCGTATCCCCCGCCAAACTCCTCTTCCTGCCCGGAGCCTCAGGCAACACCCGGTTTTGGCATCCGGTTGCTGAGCGCCTGGCCCACCCGGCGCAGCAGGTCCATATCGGCTGGCCCGGTTTTGGAGACACTCCGCCCTTGCCTGGCGTGACTGGCATGGATGATCTGGTGGCTCGCGTGCTGGCCGAGATCGACCGGCCCACAGCGCTGGTGGCGCAGTCCATGGGCGGCATAGTCGCTGTGCTTGCAGCGCTTGAACGACCTGAGCTGATCACACACCTGACGCTGACCGTCACCTCTGGCGGGGTGGATATGTCTGCTCTGGACGCGCATGACTGGCGCCCGGATTTTGCTGCCGCCAACCCGACACTGCCGAGGTGGTTTCTCGACGACCACACCGACCTCACGCTCCGGTTGGTCGAGTTGCGCATGCCAGTCCTGCTCCTCTGGGGAGATTCTGATCCGATCAGCCCTGTTCGCGTCGGCCAGCGCCTTGCTCAACTGTTACCCCGCGCGGAACTACACGTTTTCCCGGGCGCCGATCACAGTCTGGGCTTTACTCACGCAGCCGAGGTGACGAGGTTGATCGAGAGACATCTGGCCTGCTGGTGA
- a CDS encoding cupin domain-containing protein has protein sequence MSNEQVAPETKGVAVKLLATVDLGPEIEGMAGRQLRMRMVTIEPGGVFGPIHNHKDRPGTVYILQGTITDHRNGVATDYGPGVGWPEDRNTTHWLENRGTIAAVEISVDIVRQE, from the coding sequence ATGAGCAACGAACAGGTGGCACCTGAAACGAAAGGTGTTGCGGTGAAGTTACTTGCAACGGTTGACCTCGGCCCTGAGATCGAGGGCATGGCAGGGCGCCAACTTAGAATGCGCATGGTGACCATCGAGCCTGGAGGCGTCTTCGGGCCGATTCACAACCATAAAGACAGACCCGGCACCGTTTACATCCTGCAAGGAACGATCACTGACCATCGAAATGGCGTCGCCACGGATTATGGGCCGGGCGTGGGTTGGCCCGAGGACAGGAACACCACACACTGGCTTGAGAACAGAGGCACGATTGCGGCGGTGGAGATCTCGGTCGATATTGTCAGGCAAGAGTAA
- a CDS encoding VOC family protein yields MISKNTICLWYDGTALDAAKFYAETFPDSAVGAVLRAPGDYPAGKQGDVLTVEFTVMGIPCLGLNGGPGIKHNEAFSFQVATDDQAETDRLWSAIVGNGGQESVCGWCKDPWGLSWQITPRVLTAAITNPDRAAAKRAFDAMMGMTKIDIAAIEAALER; encoded by the coding sequence ATGATCAGCAAGAACACGATTTGCCTCTGGTACGACGGCACCGCGCTGGACGCTGCGAAGTTCTACGCCGAGACGTTCCCGGACAGTGCTGTGGGGGCTGTCCTTCGCGCGCCTGGCGACTATCCGGCGGGCAAACAGGGCGATGTCTTGACGGTCGAATTCACGGTGATGGGCATCCCTTGTCTCGGGCTGAACGGCGGGCCGGGTATCAAGCACAACGAGGCTTTCTCGTTCCAGGTGGCGACCGACGATCAGGCAGAAACCGACCGCTTGTGGAGCGCGATTGTTGGAAACGGCGGCCAGGAAAGCGTATGCGGCTGGTGCAAGGACCCGTGGGGACTGTCGTGGCAGATCACGCCACGCGTTCTGACGGCTGCGATAACCAATCCTGATCGAGCGGCGGCCAAGCGCGCGTTCGACGCCATGATGGGGATGACAAAGATCGACATCGCAGCGATCGAAGCGGCTCTGGAGCGTTAA
- a CDS encoding DUF3303 domain-containing protein, producing MLFMVRWSISPQQRNSAIERFLKTGGAPPAGVTMLGRWHAVGGSSGVGIAEASDPVAIQKWVLEWSDLMNMEVHAALTDEQVAPLLAAAVGKQ from the coding sequence ATGTTATTCATGGTCCGTTGGTCCATCAGTCCGCAACAACGTAACAGCGCGATCGAACGTTTTCTCAAGACCGGTGGCGCCCCACCCGCAGGCGTCACCATGCTGGGGCGCTGGCATGCCGTCGGCGGCTCCAGCGGTGTGGGCATTGCCGAGGCCAGTGATCCGGTGGCGATTCAGAAGTGGGTGCTGGAATGGAGCGACCTGATGAACATGGAAGTCCACGCCGCATTGACCGATGAACAGGTGGCGCCGCTGCTCGCAGCCGCGGTCGGCAAGCAATAG